The DNA sequence CGGCGGACCTCCTCGTCGGTCGTGGAGTCGGCCTTGTCGAGCTGCTCGAGCACGTGGTTGCGCAGGCCGATGGCCTCCTCGATGCCCTTCATGCCGATGCCCTGCTCGGCGAGGCCGGGGATCGGGAAGGTGCGGGAGACCGCGCCCATCGCGATGACCAGGTAGTCGAACGGCAGCTCGTACGCCTCGCCGACGAGCGGCGCGATCGTGGCGACCTTGCGGTCCTGGTCGATGGTCGTGACCCGACCGGTCAGTACCTCGGCCTTGGGCAGCACGCGTCGCAGCGGGACGACGACGTGCCGCGGCGAGATGCTGCCGGCGGCGGCTTCGGGGAGGAAGGGCTGGTACGTCATGTACGAGCGCGGGTCGACGACCGTGACGGTCGCCTCGCCGTAGCGCATCTTCTTGAGAATGCGACGAGCTGCGTACAGGCCTACGTACCCACCGCCTACTACGAGGATCCTGGGACGCTCCGTGGTGCTCATGCCATTGAGTATCCACCCCCTCGGAGGGGGTCGCTCGTGCGCCCCTTCACAAGGATGGGTGGGGCCTCTGCTACACTTCGCCGCCCACGTGACGGAGGTCATGGCACCCGAGGGGAACCAGCGGACACCGCGAGTCGTTGTCAACCCCACTTGAGCAGCCACTCCGGGCTTCAACACCGGGTGAACCAGTCCTCGGTTCACACCCCCGTAACACCTGCGATGCGCCGCGGGCGTCAGCCCGGCGCCTTCAAAACCCCGCCTCCGGACCCGAAACCCCTCGGAACCACGCCCTACAGGGCCGTTTTCCTTGTGAAGAACTTCACGAACTTTTCCGACGAGGTGTCGCCGCGGGGGCCCCGAAGCCGTTCGACGGCTGCTCAAACGACATCCTCCCCGCTCAGGCGATGATCGGCAACGCCTGCGCGGGGAGGATCCGCGAGGGGCTACTCGCCCAGCTCCTCCGCCACTTTCCAGGCGATCCCGTCCAGGATGTCGTGCTCGCTCACGACGACCTCCCGGGCACCGACCCGCTCCATGATCGAGAGCAGCACGAGGGCGCCCGCCACGATCACGTCGACGCGGCCCGGGTGCATCACGGGGATCGCCGCGCGCTCGGCGTGCGTCGAGCGCACGAGCCGCTCCACGATCGCCGCGACCTGCTCGTACGAGACGCGCGAGTGGTGGATCGCGGCGGACTCGTACGCGTCGAGGCCGAGCGCGATCCCGGCCACCGTGGTGACCGAGCCCGCGAGGCCCACCAGGGTCCTCGCCTCGCGCAGCGGCACCGTCTCCTCGGCCAGGTCGAGCGCCGCGTCGATGTCCGCGCGGACGGCGGCGAGCTGCTCGGCGGACGGCGGGTCGGTGACGACCCCGTCGCGCACGAAGTGGCGCTCGGTCATCCGGACGCAGCCGACGTCCACGGAGCGGGCCGCCCGGACGCTGCCGTCGCCCACGACGAACTCCGTGGAGCCGCCGCCGATGTCCACGACGAGGTACGGCGTCTCCAGGTCCGCGCGGCCCGTCAGCTCCTTGGTGGCGCCCGTGAAGGAGAACTCCGCCTCCTGGTCGCCGCTGATCACCTCCGGCTCGACGCCGAGGATGTCCAGGACGCCGCGGACGAACTCGTCGCGGTTCTCGGCGTCGCGGGAGGCGGAGGTCGCCACGAAGCGGGTGCGCTGCGCGCCGTGCTCCTTGATGACGGCGGCGTACTCGCGGCAGGCCGCGAAGGTCCGCTCAAGCGCCTCGGGGGCGAGGCGGCCCGTCTTGTCCACGCCCTGTCCGAGGCGAACGATCTGCATCCGGCGGTCGAGGTCCACGAGCTGCCCCGTGGCCGGGTCGGCGTCCGCGACGAGCAGGCGGATGGAGTTGGTACCGCAGTCGATGGCGGCCACGCGGGTCACGCTGGGGTGCTCCTTTGCGTTGACGGGTATCGGACAGCGGGGCCCTGCCCACGGCGGAGACGGACGATCAGGCGCTCCGCGTCGGGGCTGGCCCGTGCAGCCGGGCGTCACGGGTGGGCGGGTGGGAGGAGGTTCCGCCGCGGTAGCGGCGGGTCCGGAAACCGGCTCAGCTCGCGTCCGCGGAGACGCAGGGGCCCTTGCGCCACCACTCCGGGAGCATGGCGATGGCCTCGTCGCCGAGGGGGTTCACACCGGGGCCCGCGGCCAGGGAGTGGGCGACCAGGACGTGCAGGCACTTCACGCGGTCCGGCATGCCGCCGGCCGAGGGGAAGCCCTCCAGGACCTCGATCGAGTCGCGCCGGGCGATGTAGTCCTCGTGCGCGGCGCGGTACGCGGCGGCGAGCTCCGGGTCGGCGGCGAGCCGCTCCGTCATCTCCTTCATCACGCCGTTCGCCTCCAGCGTGCCGATCGCGGAGGCCGCGCGCGGGCACGTCAGATAGAACGTCGTCGGGAACGGCGTGCCGTCCTCCAGGCGGGGCGCCGTCTCCACCACGTCCGGGCTGCCGCAGGGGCAGCGGTGCGCGATGGCCCGCAGGCCGCGCGGCGGGCGGCCCAGCTGCTCCTTGAACGCGGCGATGTCGGCGTCCGTGGGCGCGGTGGACTCGGTCTGGGGCGGAGGCGTTTCCATGCCTGTCTTTCGGTCAGTGCGGAGGTCGGTTCAGTTGTCGTCGGGGCGGCCTGCGGCGCCGGAGCGGTCCGCCTTGTCGACGCCGTCCCAGACGTTGGAGTACCAGGGCCGGTCGGCCCCTCCCCCGTCGGTCCGGTGGCGTTCGGCGGCCTCGGGGTCGATCACCGTGAAGCCGGTCTCGCCGGGCATCACGTAGTGCAGCCGGTCGCGGACGCGCTGCTCGGCGTAGGCGTCGTCCTGCCAGCGGGCCTTCTCGTCGCGCAGGCGCTCGACGTTCTCGCGGTGCTCGGCCTGCTTCTGCCGCTGCTCGGCGATCTCGGCGCGCTGGGAGACGTACTGCCGTATCGGATAGGCGAGCGCGACGACCAGCGAGCAGACCACCAGGACGAGCAGCGCCGCGCGCCCGGTGAGCCGGGAGCGGCGGGCCTGGCGCTTGGTCTGGGAACGGTAGACGCGCTGCGCGGTCTGCTCGCCGAGCAGCTTGAGCCGCGTCGCGGTGGAGAACCGGTCGCGGTTCTTCACTGCCATGTCCGCCTCCCCAGTACGTGCGTAGTCCCCGCACACGGTACGGGACCGAGTACGGGGACGTACGTACGACTGGCTAGGCCTTGGCCCGCGAAGAGGGCTCAGCCCTTGAAGCGCGGGAACGCCGAGCGGCCCGCGTACACCGCGGCGTCGTCGAGGATCTCCTCGATGCGAAGCAGCTGGTTGTACTTGGCGACGCGGTCCGAGCGGGCCGGGGCGCCGGTCTTGATCTGGCCGCAGTTCACGGCGACGGCGAGGTCGGCGATGGTGACGTCCTCGGTCTCGCCGGAGCGGTGGGACATCATGCACTTGAAGCCGTTGCGCTGGGCCAGCTCGACGGCGTCCAGGGTCTCGGTCAGCGAACCGATCTGGTTGACCTTGACGAGCAGCGCGTTGGCGGCGTCCTCGTCGATGCCGCGCTGGAGGCGCTCCGGGTTGGTGACGAAGAGGTCGTCGCCGACGATCTGGACCTTGTCGCCCAGCTTCTCGGTGATGATCTTCCAGCCGTCCCAGTCGTCCTCGTACAGCGGGTCCTCGATGGAGACCAGCGGGTACGCGGCGACCAGCTCGGCGTAGTAGTCCGTCATCTCGGCGGCCGAGCGGGACTTGCCCTCGAACTCGTAGGAGCCGTCCTTGTAGAACTCGGACGCGGCGACGTCGAGCGCGAGCGCGATCTGCTCGCCCGGGACGTAACCGGCCTGCTTGATGGCCTCGACGATGAGGTCGAGGGCCGCGCGGTTCGACTCCAGGTTCGGCGCGAAGCCGCCCTCGTCGCCGAGGCCGGTGGACAGGCCCTTGGCCTTCAGGACCTTCTTCAGCGTGTGGTAGACCTCGGCGCCCCAGCGCAGGGCCTCGGAGAAGGACTCCGCGCCGATCGGGGCGATCATGAACTCCTGGATGTCGACGTTGGAGTCCGCGTGGGACCCGCCGTTCAGGATGTTCATCATCGGCACCGGCAGCAGGTGCGCGTTCGGACCGCCGAGGTAGCGGAAGAGCGGCAGGTCGCTGGCCTCGGAGGCGGCGTGGGCCACGGCGAGGGAGACGCCGAGGATGGCGTTGGCGCCGAGGGAGCCCTTGTTGTCCGTGGCGTCCAGGTCGAACATGGCCTGGTCGATCAGACGCTGCTCGGTGGCGTCGTAGCCGACGAGCTCCGGGCCGATCTGCTCGATGACGGCGAGAACGGCCTTCTCCACGCCCTTGCCGCCGTAGCGGTTGGCGTCTCCGTCACGGAGTTCGATGGCCTCGAAGGCGCCGGTGGAGGCGCCGGACGGGACGGCGGCACGGCCGGTGGAGCCGTCGTCGAGGCCGACCTCGACCTCGACCGTGGGATTGCCTCGGGAGTCCAGGATTTCCCGGGCTACGACGACGTCGATGGACGGCACGAGCATCTCCTTCTGGGATGTGATGCGGGGTACGCGGGGGTACTAGGGGCCGCGCTGGCCCCTGCGACACGAGCCTAACCGGCTCCGGGGCATCGGCCAGCCGACCGCCCAGCCCATGGACAGGCACAGGGCCGGGTCCGGGGCCGGATAGTTCCCTCACGAAACAAACTACCGGACCAAAAGGTACCGCCCCGGTGCGCAGGGGGGAGCGCACCGGGGCGGTAGCCCATGGGGACGGGGTGGCTCCGGGCGCTGCCGGGGCCGGGGCGGGTCAGCTGAGGTGCAGCTGCTGACCCGGGTAGATGAAGTCGGCGTCGCTGACGATGTCGTCGTTCAGCTGGTACAGCTTCTGCCAGCCGCCCTTGACGTCGTGCTCCTGGGCGATCTTGGACAGGGTGTCGCCGGTCACGACCTTGTACTCGCCGTCGCCCTTCTTCACGACCTTGCCGGTCGGGGTCTGGACGGTCTTCTTCTCGACCTGCGGGGCGGCCTGCTGCGGCTGGTGCTGCGGCTGGGCCTGCGGCTTGGGCGCGGCCTGCTGCTGCGGCTGGGCCTGCTGCTGCGGCTGCGGCTTGGCCTGCTGCTGCGGCTGCTGCTGGCCGCCGCCGGAGGAGCCGCCGCCGGTGTACGGGGAGCCGGACAGGCCCACGCCGCACTTCGGCCAGGCACCCTTGCCCTGGCCCGCGAGGACCTTCTCGGCGATCTCGATCTGCTGGGCCTTGGAGGCCTTGTCGGCGGTGGCCGCGTACTTGGTGCCGCCGTAAGCGGCCCAGGTGGAGGCGGAGAACTGCACGCCGCCGTAGTAGCCGTTGCCGGTGTTGATGGACCAGTTGCCACCGGACTCGCACGCGGCGACGCGGTCCCACTCGGAGGCGGTGGCGGCGTTGGCCGTGCCGGTCGCCATCAGCGGGGCGGCGACGGCGGCACCGGTGACACCGACGACGGTGGCGGCGCGGGTGGCCTTGTCGAGCTTGGTCGGACGGCGGTGCTTGCCCTTGCCGGAACGCAGCATGAAGTGATCCCCTCACCGACGCCTGCGAGGTGAGCTGTCGGGTTCGGGCGGGTGAGTGCCCGGCCGCGCGTCCTAGCGCGCGACTTCACCCCAAGCCGTGTCCGTACGTCTCGCGCGTCTTACGACCGCTCAACGTCCGGGCCCGGCACTTACCTTGGGTCCCCCGCTCCTGCCTTCGGCGCTCGAAGCGACGACTGTTCCCGTCCGGCCGTTGGCAGGATTCGGCGTACCGACCGGCGGGGCCCGCTGTGGCGAGCGGTCCCGACCGTAGCCAGGCAATCATCCGAATTTCAAAGACGATCAGGGCTTCTGAGACCCATCTCTCACTTGCCTCTCACCGTCTTTAAACCGGACATTCACCGCGAACCGCCGGGCAACTGCCCTACTTTTCGCTCGACTTCCCGGCGGTGGCGCCCTTGTCCTCCGCGCTCAGTTCGAGCCGCTGACCGGGGAGGATGAGGTCCGGATCGGAGCCGACGGTCTTCTTGTTCCCGGCGTAGAGGCCCGACCAGCCGCCGTCAAGGTCGTGGCTGTCGGCGATCGCCGAGAGGTTGTCACCGGAGCGGACCGTGTACGTGCCCGAGGGGCGCTCGGCGGCGGGCACGTCACGCGCCTCGCCGCGCGAGGCGTGACGCCCGGGGCCGGTGTCGCCGGACGGGGCGTCATCGGCGGCGCTGCCGCCGCGGTGACGGCCCGCGGGGCGGTCGTCGGCCGCGTCGTCCGCGCCGGGCTCGGCGCCCTCGGACTCCTGGGACGCCTCGGACTCCTCGGACTCCTGGGACGAAGCGCTGTCGTCCGCACCGGACTTGTCCGCGTCACCGGCGGGCTTGCGGTGCTTGCCGCCGCCCTCGCGCGAGCCGTCCTCGGCGCTCTTCCCGCCCTGGGTGGCACCGTCGTCGCCATCGTCACCGTTGCCCGAATCGTGAGTCTTGTCTCGCGATTCGGTGGAACTGCCCGGCCTCTCGGCCTTCTCGGAGCGGTCGGACCCGGCGGCCTCGCGCTCCTCCTTCGCGTCCTTCTCCGCGTCCTTCTCCTTGCCGGACCGCGAGGAGTCGGAGGGCTCCGAGGACTCGGCGGAGTCGTCGGAGTCCGACGAGCTCGGCGGGGCCGACGGCAGGCCCGGATCGACGGCGGCGGCCTCGCCGCCCTTCGCCAGGCCCGCGGCCGGGGCGCAGTTCGGCCAGGCGTCGGGGCCCCGGTCGGCGAGCACCTTCTCGGCGACGTGGATCTGCTGGGAGCGGCTCGCCTGGTCGGCGGTCGGCGCGTAGGAGAGGCCGCCGTACTGCTCCCAGGTGTCCTGGGTGAGCTGGAGGCCGCCGTAGTAGCCGCTGCCCTTGGCGCTCCACGCCCCGCCGCTCTCGCACTCCGCGACCTTGTCCCACGTCCCGGCGTCCGCGGCGCTCGCGCCGGACGCGCCGAGCAGCGGGATGGCGATGGCTGATCCGGTGACGCCCGCCGTGACGAGGATCGCCGGGACCTGACGGGGGCGGCGGTGACGGCCTTGGCCGGAGAGCATGCAGGTGCCTTTCGTGGACGACAGGTCAGGCACGGCATCCGTTACGCGCGAGCGCGCGGGTGCCGGGCCGTCGTGAACGTAGCCGCAGTCGAACGCCAGTCACAAGTCGGTTCAGCCGAGATCACGCGAAAGTCACATCGTTGACGGCCCGTCAGCACGGGTGACCCGCGGGGCGGGTGTGAAACGCACCGGCAACGTCCTGAGCCCACGCATGATGAGCCCGCCGCGCCACCTCAACTCCTCGGGAGCCACGGCCAGTTGCAGGTCCGGCAGGCGGCGGAGCAGGGTGGCGAGGGCGGTCTGGCCCTCAAGCCGGGCCAGCGGGGCACCGAGGCAGTAGTGGATGCCGTGGCCGTAACCGAGGTGCTGGTTGTCGCGCCGGGCGAGGTCGAGGCGGTCCGGATCGGCGAAGCGCGCCGGGTCGCGGTCGGCGGCGGCCAGCACGACGAGCACCGGGTCGCCCGCCGCGATGTCCTGGCCGCCGATGCGCAGCGCCTCGGTGGCGAACCGCCAGGTGGCCAGCTCGACCGGCCCGTCGTAGCGCAGGAGTTCCTCCAGGCCCGTGGCGAGCAGCGCGGTGTCGCCCGCGGCCAGGGACCGCTGCAGCAGCTGCCGCTGCTCGGGGTGGTCGAGCAGGGCGTACGTACCGTTCCCGATGAGGTTCACGGTCGTCTCGAAACCGGCGAACAGCAGGATGAAGGCCATCGCGGCGGCCTCGTTCTCGGTGAGGTGCTCGCCGTGGTCGGAGGCGCGGATGAGCCCGGAGATCAGGTCGTCGTCGCCCTCGTCGGCCAGCGACTCGCGCTTGCGGTGGATGAGCTCGGCGAGGTAGCCGCGCATCTTCTTCACCGAGCGCGCCACACCACCGCGCGGGCCCCCGCCGTGCCGGATCATCATCCCGGCCCAGTCCCGGAAGTCGTCCTGGTCCTCGCGCGGTACGCCGAGCATGTCGCAGATGGCGTAGATCGGCAGCGGGAACGCGAACTCGTGGATGAGGTCGGCCTCGCCCCGCTCCGCGAACCCGTCGATGAGCTGGTCCGTCAGCTCCTGCACCCGGGACTCGAACTCCGCCACGCGGCGCGGTGTGAACGCCTTCGACACCAGGCGGCGCAGCCGGGTGTGGTCCGGCGGGTCGATGTTGAGCAGATGCGTCATCAGCTCGGCCTTGCGCTCGCCCGGGATGCCGGTCTTGCCCTTGGCGTGCGCGGGCTCGTCGTGGTGCGCCGGGTTCTTGCTGAGCCGCTGGTCGGCGAGGGCCTGCCGCGCGTCCGCGTAGCGGGTGACCAGCCAGGCCTCGACACCGCTCGGCAGCCGCCGCTTCGTCACCGGCGCGTGCTCGCGCAGCCAGGCGTAGGCGGGGTAGGGGTCACTGGCGAACTCCCAGGTGAAGAGCTCGGGCTCGGGGGAAACGGGGGGCTTGTCGTGCATGCGGTCGACGGTAGCCGCCCGTCCTCGCGGTGCGCCCCAGGCCCGCCCCTTCCCGAACCGGGGACTGCCGCCCCCGGGCCCCCGCCTTCATCGGCGCTCCGCGCCTCGTCCTCAAACGCCGGACAGGCCGGAGCGTGGTCCGCTACGCCGTCTCCGCTTCCCGGACGGCGTCCCGGTACGCGCGGGCCGCCGCCCGCAGGGCCGCCTCCGGGTCCGTGCCGGAGGCCTCCGCGCGGACGGCCATCGCCAGGAGGTCGTAGCCGATGCCCTCGCCCTTCGGCAGGGGGACGGTCAGGCCCGCCGTGCGGGCGCGGGAGGCGAGCTTGGCGGCGAGGGCGAGGCCGGGCTGGCCGAGGGGGATGCCCTCCGTCACCGAGTCGCGCTGCTTCTCCACCGCCTTGGTGCGCAGCCAGTGCGCCTTGACCTCCTCGGGCGTGGCGGCCGTGTCGTCGCCGAAGACGTGGGGGTGGCGGTGGATGAGCTTGTCGACGATCGTGCCCGCCACGTCGTCCACGGAGAACGGCTCCTCCTCGTCCTCCTCCGCCACGCGCGCGTGGAAGACGACCTGGAGCAGGACGTCGCCCAGCTCCTCGCGGAGCTCCGTGCGGTCGCCGTCCTCGATCGCCTCGACCAGTTCGTACGCCTCTTCGATGCCGTACTTCGCGAGGCTCTTGTGGGTCTGCCGGGACGACCAGGGGCACTCGGCCCGGATGCGGTCCATGACCTGGACGAGGTCCAGGAGCCGGGCGCCCGGCAGGTCGTACGAGCCGGGGAGCAGCTCCAGGTCCGGCATGGCGAAGCGGCCCGAGCCCGCGAGCCGGGCCAGGCCGTCCGTCAGCGGGCGGTCGCCCTCGGCGGTGGCCACGACCAGGACCGTGCGGCCGCCCTCGCAGGCGCGCACCAGCTCCTCGGCGGTGGGCGCGGCCTGCTTGACGTCGACGCCCGCCTCCCGCAGATACGGCAGCTGCGGGTGGGCGGCGTCGGCGCACAGGACCTCGTCGGCTCCGTGCAGGGCCTGCCAGGCGGGCCAGGACAGCAGGCCGGGGGCTACGCGGTGGCTGGTGGTGAGCAGGACGATGCGCCCCGCCGAGGTTTCGTTCACCGCTCGAACGTAACCCACGCCTCTGACAGCGGGCTGCCCTCGTGGGGCACGGCCCCCTGGCCGCGCCGGCGCGTTCGCGCGGAGCGCCGGTACGCGGGTCAGGCCGCTGCTTCGCGGAGCCAGGGCGTCTTCGTGTCGACGCGCT is a window from the Streptomyces spectabilis genome containing:
- a CDS encoding Ppx/GppA phosphatase family protein, with protein sequence MTRVAAIDCGTNSIRLLVADADPATGQLVDLDRRMQIVRLGQGVDKTGRLAPEALERTFAACREYAAVIKEHGAQRTRFVATSASRDAENRDEFVRGVLDILGVEPEVISGDQEAEFSFTGATKELTGRADLETPYLVVDIGGGSTEFVVGDGSVRAARSVDVGCVRMTERHFVRDGVVTDPPSAEQLAAVRADIDAALDLAEETVPLREARTLVGLAGSVTTVAGIALGLDAYESAAIHHSRVSYEQVAAIVERLVRSTHAERAAIPVMHPGRVDVIVAGALVLLSIMERVGAREVVVSEHDILDGIAWKVAEELGE
- a CDS encoding DUF501 domain-containing protein; the encoded protein is METPPPQTESTAPTDADIAAFKEQLGRPPRGLRAIAHRCPCGSPDVVETAPRLEDGTPFPTTFYLTCPRAASAIGTLEANGVMKEMTERLAADPELAAAYRAAHEDYIARRDSIEVLEGFPSAGGMPDRVKCLHVLVAHSLAAGPGVNPLGDEAIAMLPEWWRKGPCVSADAS
- a CDS encoding FtsB family cell division protein is translated as MAVKNRDRFSTATRLKLLGEQTAQRVYRSQTKRQARRSRLTGRAALLVLVVCSLVVALAYPIRQYVSQRAEIAEQRQKQAEHRENVERLRDEKARWQDDAYAEQRVRDRLHYVMPGETGFTVIDPEAAERHRTDGGGADRPWYSNVWDGVDKADRSGAAGRPDDN
- the eno gene encoding phosphopyruvate hydratase is translated as MPSIDVVVAREILDSRGNPTVEVEVGLDDGSTGRAAVPSGASTGAFEAIELRDGDANRYGGKGVEKAVLAVIEQIGPELVGYDATEQRLIDQAMFDLDATDNKGSLGANAILGVSLAVAHAASEASDLPLFRYLGGPNAHLLPVPMMNILNGGSHADSNVDIQEFMIAPIGAESFSEALRWGAEVYHTLKKVLKAKGLSTGLGDEGGFAPNLESNRAALDLIVEAIKQAGYVPGEQIALALDVAASEFYKDGSYEFEGKSRSAAEMTDYYAELVAAYPLVSIEDPLYEDDWDGWKIITEKLGDKVQIVGDDLFVTNPERLQRGIDEDAANALLVKVNQIGSLTETLDAVELAQRNGFKCMMSHRSGETEDVTIADLAVAVNCGQIKTGAPARSDRVAKYNQLLRIEEILDDAAVYAGRSAFPRFKG
- a CDS encoding transglycosylase family protein; the encoded protein is MLRSGKGKHRRPTKLDKATRAATVVGVTGAAVAAPLMATGTANAATASEWDRVAACESGGNWSINTGNGYYGGVQFSASTWAAYGGTKYAATADKASKAQQIEIAEKVLAGQGKGAWPKCGVGLSGSPYTGGGSSGGGQQQPQQQAKPQPQQQAQPQQQAAPKPQAQPQHQPQQAAPQVEKKTVQTPTGKVVKKGDGEYKVVTGDTLSKIAQEHDVKGGWQKLYQLNDDIVSDADFIYPGQQLHLS
- a CDS encoding transglycosylase family protein, translated to MLSGQGRHRRPRQVPAILVTAGVTGSAIAIPLLGASGASAADAGTWDKVAECESGGAWSAKGSGYYGGLQLTQDTWEQYGGLSYAPTADQASRSQQIHVAEKVLADRGPDAWPNCAPAAGLAKGGEAAAVDPGLPSAPPSSSDSDDSAESSEPSDSSRSGKEKDAEKDAKEEREAAGSDRSEKAERPGSSTESRDKTHDSGNGDDGDDGATQGGKSAEDGSREGGGKHRKPAGDADKSGADDSASSQESEESEASQESEGAEPGADDAADDRPAGRHRGGSAADDAPSGDTGPGRHASRGEARDVPAAERPSGTYTVRSGDNLSAIADSHDLDGGWSGLYAGNKKTVGSDPDLILPGQRLELSAEDKGATAGKSSEK
- a CDS encoding cytochrome P450 family protein codes for the protein MHDKPPVSPEPELFTWEFASDPYPAYAWLREHAPVTKRRLPSGVEAWLVTRYADARQALADQRLSKNPAHHDEPAHAKGKTGIPGERKAELMTHLLNIDPPDHTRLRRLVSKAFTPRRVAEFESRVQELTDQLIDGFAERGEADLIHEFAFPLPIYAICDMLGVPREDQDDFRDWAGMMIRHGGGPRGGVARSVKKMRGYLAELIHRKRESLADEGDDDLISGLIRASDHGEHLTENEAAAMAFILLFAGFETTVNLIGNGTYALLDHPEQRQLLQRSLAAGDTALLATGLEELLRYDGPVELATWRFATEALRIGGQDIAAGDPVLVVLAAADRDPARFADPDRLDLARRDNQHLGYGHGIHYCLGAPLARLEGQTALATLLRRLPDLQLAVAPEELRWRGGLIMRGLRTLPVRFTPAPRVTRADGPSTM
- a CDS encoding nucleoside triphosphate pyrophosphohydrolase codes for the protein MNETSAGRIVLLTTSHRVAPGLLSWPAWQALHGADEVLCADAAHPQLPYLREAGVDVKQAAPTAEELVRACEGGRTVLVVATAEGDRPLTDGLARLAGSGRFAMPDLELLPGSYDLPGARLLDLVQVMDRIRAECPWSSRQTHKSLAKYGIEEAYELVEAIEDGDRTELREELGDVLLQVVFHARVAEEDEEEPFSVDDVAGTIVDKLIHRHPHVFGDDTAATPEEVKAHWLRTKAVEKQRDSVTEGIPLGQPGLALAAKLASRARTAGLTVPLPKGEGIGYDLLAMAVRAEASGTDPEAALRAAARAYRDAVREAETA